One segment of Erigeron canadensis isolate Cc75 chromosome 2, C_canadensis_v1, whole genome shotgun sequence DNA contains the following:
- the LOC122590256 gene encoding ethylene-responsive transcription factor ERF019, translating into MSTSSDEGSSNRGTNQEKMYKGIRCRRWGKWVSEIRVPGSKDRLWLGTYSTPEGAAVAHDVASYCLKGGTSLHKLNFPSMLPPTARTDLSPRSVQKVASDAGMAMDARFITQTDSAPNNEELNISVDDYL; encoded by the coding sequence ATGAGTACAAGTTCAGACGAAGGTAGTAGCAACCGAGGtacaaatcaagaaaaaatgtATAAAGGCATTCGGTGTCGACGATGGGGAAAATGGGTATCGGAGATTCGAGTTCCAGGTAGCAAAGACCGACTATGGCTAGGGACGTACTCTACCCCAGAAGGTGCGGCCGTGGCTCATGATGTGGCCTCTTATTGCTTAAAAGGTGGCACATCTTTGCATAAACTTAATTTTCCGTCTATGTTACCTCCTACAGCACGGACCGATCTGTCTCCTAGATCGGTCCAAAAGGTTGCATCCGATGCTGGCATGGCCATGGATGCACGGTTTATTACTCAAACCGATAGTGCACCAAATAATGAGGAGTTGAACATTTCTGTAGATGATTATCTTTGA